One region of Danio aesculapii chromosome 7, fDanAes4.1, whole genome shotgun sequence genomic DNA includes:
- the LOC130231558 gene encoding ubiquitin carboxyl-terminal hydrolase 37-like, translating to MKPSPSVSEHQTSDRKPEGGKAHEDSSLSEISECSELQEMPTELYTDISCIYDLYRPQASCVQPGLPDIEAMFREYWVSELKTDLKIEPDDHEEHSPLGLPNLGNTCYMNSVLQCLLSIPPFQDDVLSSQDEWRDTDTLLSVFSDLFMSRLDNSNTSLKIRLLRKVKGYIENDSADFMGDFQQDAHEFLVLCLSHLKEEGQILKMSFPSYICPIANMEFKLETERTCVSCGLRKTFTEDANYISLVLGQNASVSDSLQQYMSTSSIDCMCCNCNGTKASVTQRFLNFPRVLVFLVSRFDILSDCKLRNPLKITEELTLSSVKGGRTSRHQGGV from the exons ATGAAGCCCTCTCCTTCTGTGTCTGAACACCAAACCTCCGATCGAAAGCCTGAGGGGGGGAAAGCACATGAAGACAGCTCTTTATCTGAAATCAGCGAATGTTCAGAGTTACAAGAGATGCCGACTGAACTTTATACAG ATATCTCATGTATTTATGATCTGTATCGACCTCAAGCATCCTGTGTACAACCTGG GCTTCCAGACATAGAGGCCATGTTCAGAGAGTATTGGGTTTCAGAACTGAAGACTGATCTGAAGATTGAACCCGATGACCACGAAGAACACTCTCCTTTGGG TCTTCCCAATCTAGGCAACACATGCTACATGAACTCAGTCCTGCAGTGCCTCCTGAGTATTCCCCCCTTCCAGGACGATGTGCTTTCCAGCCAGGATGAATGGAGAGATACAGACACGCTGCTCAG TGTGTTTTCAGACCTGTTTATGAGCCGGCTGGACAACAGCAACACCAGCCTGAAGATAAGGCTCTTGAGAAAAGTTAAAGGCTACATTGAAAATGACAGTGCGGATTTCATGGGAGACTTCCAGCAG GATGCTCATGAGTTCCTCGTGCTGTGCCTGTCCCATCTGAAAGAGGAAGGCCAGATCCTGAAGATGTCCTTTCCCTCGTACATTTGCCCCATAGCCAATATGGAGTTCAAGCTTGAAACGGAGCGCACCTGTGTCAG TTGTGGTCTCCGGAAGACATTTACAGAAGACGCAAACTACATCTCGCTGGTCCTCGGCCAGAATGCAAGTGTGTCGGACAGCCTGCAGCAGTACATGAGC aCATCTTCAATTGATTGCATGTGCTGCAATTGTAACGGCACAAAGGCCTCTGTGACCCAGAGGTTTTTGAATTTCCCAAG AGTTCTGGTTTTCCTGGTGTCACGCTTTGACATCCTGTCTGATTGTAAGCTGAGGAATCCACTGAAGATTACAGAAGAGTTGACGCTGTCCTCTGTTAAAG GAGGAAGAACCAGTCGACACCAGGGTGGAGTATAG